The following coding sequences lie in one Deinococcus sp. YIM 134068 genomic window:
- a CDS encoding c-type cytochrome, producing the protein MKRLLFVALALGLTACLPLRRDAPLVGELTNLTASEERGQLVYMANCQQCHPGGAAGVGPSLNDKPLPHLAIRAQTRAGLGAMPAFDKSEISDADLDALADYVVRLRRQGTSAP; encoded by the coding sequence ATGAAAAGGCTTCTGTTCGTGGCGCTCGCCCTCGGGCTGACCGCCTGCCTCCCCCTGCGGCGTGACGCGCCCCTCGTCGGGGAGTTGACCAACCTCACCGCCTCGGAGGAGCGCGGGCAGCTCGTGTACATGGCGAACTGCCAGCAGTGTCACCCCGGCGGGGCCGCCGGCGTCGGTCCCTCCCTGAACGACAAGCCCCTGCCCCACCTCGCCATCCGCGCGCAGACTCGGGCCGGACTGGGAGCCATGCCCGCCTTCGATAAAAGCGAGATCAGCGACGCCGACTTGGACGCGCTGGCCGACTACGTGGTGAGGCTGCGGCGGCAGGGCACGTCGGCCCCTTGA
- a CDS encoding MerR family transcriptional regulator, producing the protein MTRVREHVTFYTTAELAREAGVTRRTVMHYAELGLLTPDQETASGRALYGPYALRLLRDVMDLRVLGVPLDEVRDMVTLRRATHDIDGTYRRDWTRADIPLSDERLRAVHARLRALNAAYARQAEGLARFDRWLTKRFTGGEVGPLPEEGGSEEG; encoded by the coding sequence ATGACCCGCGTGAGGGAACACGTCACCTTCTACACGACCGCCGAACTCGCGCGCGAGGCGGGCGTCACCCGGCGCACGGTGATGCATTACGCCGAATTGGGCCTGCTCACCCCCGATCAGGAAACCGCGTCGGGCCGGGCGCTGTACGGCCCCTACGCGCTGCGGCTCCTGCGCGACGTGATGGACCTGCGCGTCCTCGGCGTGCCGCTCGACGAGGTGCGCGACATGGTGACGCTGCGCCGCGCCACGCACGACATTGACGGCACCTATCGCCGGGATTGGACGCGGGCCGACATCCCCCTCAGCGACGAGCGGTTAAGAGCCGTCCACGCCCGGCTGCGCGCCCTGAACGCCGCCTACGCCCGGCAGGCGGAGGGGCTGGCCCGCTTCGACCGCTGGCTGACGAAGAGATTCACGGGCGGGGAGGTGGGGCCGCTGCCGGAGGAGGGGGGAAGTGAGGAGGGTTGA
- a CDS encoding acyl-CoA dehydrogenase: MAPFLSRRDLQFQLYEVLDTASLPERPRFAEHSREVYDDVLNLAYNVADRYFANHLREADLNEPHVEGGKVKLVPAAQQAMKAFRDAGFFSAHHDEELGGLQLPWVIMQAVQAHFQAANIGTSGYPFLTIGNANLQRVFGTPEQQQKYMLPLLEGRWFGTMALSEPHAGSGLADITTTATPRGDGTYAITGTKMWISGGEHELSENIVHLVLARIKGAPAGVKGISLFIVPRYRVNEDGSVGESNNVVLAGLNHKMGYRGTTNTLLNYGEGGETVGELIGEAGRGLSAMFHMMNEARIGVGMGAVMLGYAGYLASLDYARDRLQGRHASAKDPTGPMVPIIAHADVKRLLLRQKCIVEGGFALGLYASSLVDDLQTGPEEGRRDTELLLDLLTPIVKSWPSKYSQEALSDAIQVMGGAGYTRDYPVELYYRDNRLNPIHEGTEGIQGNDLLGRKVTQAGGRGLQVLVERIQADLAAAEGLEGLDEIRAALQKAVQQSGAALQTILGKAPDLGPDLFLANANSALEMLGHTVIGWMWLRQATVAARKLPEARGDDASFYRGKLQAARFFAVYELPKVRAHADLLASADRTTVEMEAGWF; encoded by the coding sequence ATGGCCCCCTTCCTGTCCCGCCGTGACCTGCAATTCCAGCTCTATGAGGTGCTGGACACTGCATCGCTCCCCGAGCGCCCCCGCTTCGCCGAGCATTCCCGCGAGGTCTACGACGACGTGCTGAACCTCGCCTACAACGTCGCCGACCGCTACTTCGCCAACCATCTGCGCGAGGCCGATCTCAACGAGCCGCACGTGGAAGGGGGCAAGGTGAAACTCGTGCCCGCCGCCCAGCAGGCCATGAAGGCGTTCCGCGACGCGGGCTTTTTCAGCGCCCACCACGACGAGGAACTGGGCGGCCTGCAACTGCCCTGGGTCATCATGCAGGCGGTGCAGGCGCATTTTCAGGCGGCGAACATCGGCACGAGCGGCTATCCCTTCCTGACCATCGGGAACGCCAACCTCCAGCGCGTGTTCGGTACGCCGGAGCAGCAGCAGAAGTACATGCTCCCCCTGCTGGAAGGCCGCTGGTTCGGCACGATGGCCCTCTCCGAGCCGCACGCGGGGTCCGGCCTCGCCGACATCACGACGACCGCCACACCGCGCGGCGACGGCACCTACGCCATCACCGGAACGAAGATGTGGATTTCGGGCGGCGAGCACGAGCTGTCCGAGAACATCGTCCACCTCGTTCTGGCGCGCATCAAGGGCGCTCCGGCGGGCGTGAAGGGCATCTCGCTGTTCATCGTGCCCAGATACCGGGTGAACGAGGACGGCAGTGTTGGAGAATCAAACAACGTCGTCCTCGCGGGCCTCAATCACAAGATGGGCTACCGGGGCACCACGAACACGCTGCTCAACTACGGGGAGGGTGGCGAGACGGTCGGGGAGTTGATCGGCGAGGCGGGGCGCGGCCTCTCCGCCATGTTCCACATGATGAACGAGGCGCGCATCGGCGTCGGGATGGGCGCGGTCATGCTCGGCTACGCGGGCTACCTCGCCAGCCTGGACTACGCCCGCGACCGCCTTCAGGGCCGCCACGCCAGCGCGAAGGACCCGACCGGCCCGATGGTGCCCATCATCGCCCACGCGGACGTGAAGCGCCTGCTGCTGCGGCAAAAATGCATCGTGGAGGGTGGGTTCGCGCTCGGCTTATATGCCTCCAGCCTCGTGGACGACCTCCAGACGGGGCCGGAGGAGGGGCGGCGGGACACCGAACTCCTCCTCGATCTGTTGACGCCCATCGTCAAGAGCTGGCCGAGCAAGTACAGCCAGGAGGCGCTGAGCGACGCCATTCAGGTGATGGGCGGGGCCGGGTACACCCGCGACTATCCGGTGGAGCTGTACTACCGCGACAACCGCCTCAACCCCATCCACGAGGGCACGGAGGGCATTCAGGGCAACGACCTCCTGGGTCGTAAGGTGACGCAGGCGGGCGGGCGCGGGCTGCAAGTGCTCGTGGAACGGATTCAGGCCGACCTCGCCGCCGCCGAGGGGCTGGAAGGGCTGGATGAGATTCGCGCGGCGCTGCAAAAAGCCGTCCAGCAGAGCGGCGCGGCCCTCCAGACCATCCTGGGCAAAGCGCCCGACCTCGGCCCCGACCTCTTCCTGGCGAACGCGAACAGCGCGCTGGAGATGCTGGGGCACACGGTCATCGGCTGGATGTGGCTGCGGCAGGCCACCGTCGCCGCCCGAAAACTCCCCGAGGCCAGGGGGGACGACGCCAGCTTCTACCGGGGCAAGCTCCAGGCCGCCCGCTTCTTCGCCGTGTACGAGTTGCCGAAGGTGCGGGCGCACGCCGACCTGCTGGCGAGCGCGGACCGGACGACGGTGGAGATGGAGGCGGGGTGGTTTTGA
- a CDS encoding MG2 domain-containing protein, whose product MPRFPLRALLLVTACLGTRAGADTTVAPTPLYASPTLSGSPVVTLPSGKPVSVLRTEGDLPKVVTIPYGERLLYARAGNVKSTSQPVRLSGSQYWLPPQPSGEPVSVFLNRETNAAKEIRDWEVRVLPLAPAVPGERGLRVTGRAVRTLRVSATGERAAVPVGQLAPGAYLVTASRADAPASVLAAEVLQVTDLALTALTTPTGVWVWATQLDDGSTLPGVRLRAEATFYTDEGEPGPPRLLPAVTTDTRGLAFIPHRDGERVAVYGDVFLTGATQRAVLGQNYGGLWSGDEDRARAFLQTDKPVYRPGETLRGLAVVRRLTPGARGPYRGTLTVRLVDDGYPAVTLARRVVTADADGLVRFEFPLPDDVRVGEYRVEAEVPGTPTAANPKPEADVSSLPVRVQAFVKPQFTLDFTTPGEIVTGAPLPVSARAELYAGGGATVEADAFLTGGYVSGALWPEGVDPGAQNWRYALETESSDYWPSGPYLNPEQKPTARLTVTSGKGTATLRPTAPNGAPRFFTVVVRARDEYGRDVLASRAVVVHPAGLKFELPAYPEQKGEEVRARVLMRQVGKNTPAVGRAVAATVVRAYTEEVQIDGRTDRRAREEGIVRRELRSGPGGAVDLTFRASKPGIYLVRLSSKDAAGRTVRGNFQAAVVSEPTVVEQTRTLTLTPDRTRYAVGDTARLTLRTDLPRGTPVLLGAGVEGRVTPRLVRVTGPEMTVDWKVTPDLAPGFTVSGVAVSGAASVQAATELLYVPRTDRRLEVTVTPGRSLLNPGEETTLTVRTRQGGRPVSALVTLSAVHEAVYALAGDPSPDPWRLLWGASYPAVQTYSTAGAPADGVGGGGGQGEGGVPRQDLREVALFRTVTTGPDGTAEVRLPLPEALGPYRLSARALTRDGGAGVGLGEVRAELPFALRLARPRVLTRGDVGRAVLSVLDRTGAEGSAGQGTVTLGLTAGGPEISRNLPLSAGAATASFPLAAPGTGWRVVLDARAQRGEFRDALRETLPLREAGPRTLLTRDGAQTGPGTLTDRLTWKDGAGVESLTVDLAATPLQAALAGLDAHLADPQGRWVTTDAVAARLSANLDLAGIAARLGWPDVRVRALGQARRDLSSLLALRGGDGWGWTAESAPNAEMTARALAALVPAKGAGLTDAATLAIAIGQARQFLNRAGTDETGRTLLAVALARAGDTSAARRLAQSDAPEDAASQARLAAVLAPVAPDLARTLYTRARGQAETTTTGTLVLGDEARGDTEPTALLLEAASALGQSADLQPLTGAVLARRTGSAWPGPLPTAAALSALRRLVERETGRPGEVTLEAGTFRRTVKLGPPVRVVVPPEAVTPGTALTLRGDGPLAFRRELRVRAKDAVPAPVSLARVERRYSRTTVGRDEVVTVTLTVRADAGARHLRVTDPLPGGLEAVDDRPFAFPGSVNPPRSNVVTWAERSIYDDRAVFYLERVAPGVTTIRYQLRALAPGRYTAPAPRVDFSNGGTPAAGDAQVVEVTE is encoded by the coding sequence ATGCCGCGCTTCCCCCTCCGCGCCCTCCTGCTCGTCACGGCCTGCCTGGGCACCCGCGCCGGGGCGGATACCACCGTCGCGCCGACGCCGCTCTATGCCTCACCGACATTGAGCGGTTCACCCGTGGTCACGCTGCCCTCGGGGAAGCCCGTGAGCGTGCTTCGGACGGAGGGCGACCTCCCCAAAGTCGTAACCATCCCCTACGGTGAGCGGCTGCTCTACGCCCGCGCGGGGAACGTCAAGTCCACCTCCCAGCCCGTGCGCCTCAGCGGTTCGCAATACTGGTTGCCACCCCAGCCCAGCGGCGAGCCGGTGTCGGTCTTCCTCAACCGGGAGACGAACGCGGCCAAAGAGATCAGGGATTGGGAGGTCCGCGTCCTGCCCCTCGCGCCCGCCGTGCCCGGAGAGCGGGGGCTGCGGGTCACGGGCCGCGCCGTCCGCACGCTGCGGGTGAGCGCGACGGGGGAGCGGGCGGCGGTTCCGGTCGGACAGTTGGCCCCCGGCGCGTACCTCGTCACCGCCTCGCGCGCCGACGCCCCGGCCTCCGTGCTGGCGGCGGAGGTCCTGCAAGTGACCGACCTCGCCCTCACCGCTCTGACCACCCCGACGGGCGTGTGGGTGTGGGCGACCCAGCTGGACGACGGGTCCACACTGCCCGGCGTGCGGCTGCGGGCGGAGGCGACCTTCTACACCGACGAGGGGGAGCCTGGCCCGCCCCGCCTCCTCCCCGCCGTGACGACCGATACGCGCGGCCTCGCCTTCATCCCCCACCGCGACGGGGAGCGGGTGGCCGTGTACGGGGACGTGTTTCTGACGGGGGCGACTCAGCGTGCCGTCCTCGGGCAGAATTACGGCGGCCTGTGGTCGGGCGACGAGGACCGGGCGCGGGCCTTCCTCCAGACCGACAAGCCCGTGTACCGCCCCGGCGAGACGCTGCGCGGGCTGGCGGTGGTGCGGCGGCTGACGCCCGGCGCGCGGGGACCGTACCGTGGGACGCTGACCGTGCGGCTGGTGGACGACGGCTACCCGGCGGTGACGCTCGCGCGCCGCGTGGTGACTGCCGACGCGGACGGGCTGGTGCGCTTCGAGTTTCCCCTCCCCGACGACGTGCGGGTGGGCGAGTACCGGGTGGAAGCCGAGGTGCCCGGCACGCCCACCGCCGCCAACCCGAAGCCGGAGGCGGACGTGTCCAGCCTGCCCGTGCGGGTGCAGGCGTTCGTCAAACCACAGTTCACGCTGGACTTCACCACGCCGGGGGAGATCGTGACGGGCGCTCCCCTCCCCGTGAGCGCGCGGGCCGAGCTGTACGCGGGCGGCGGGGCAACCGTGGAGGCGGACGCCTTCCTGACGGGCGGTTACGTGAGTGGTGCCCTCTGGCCTGAAGGGGTGGACCCCGGCGCGCAGAACTGGCGGTACGCGCTGGAAACGGAGTCGTCGGACTACTGGCCGTCCGGTCCATACCTCAACCCGGAGCAGAAGCCCACCGCGCGCCTCACCGTCACGTCGGGGAAGGGGACGGCGACCCTGCGCCCCACGGCCCCGAACGGTGCCCCCCGCTTCTTCACCGTCGTCGTGCGCGCCCGCGACGAGTACGGGCGGGACGTGCTGGCCTCGCGGGCGGTCGTCGTCCACCCCGCCGGGCTGAAGTTCGAGCTTCCGGCCTATCCCGAGCAGAAGGGCGAGGAGGTCCGGGCGCGCGTCCTCATGCGGCAGGTCGGGAAGAACACGCCCGCCGTGGGCCGTGCCGTCGCGGCAACCGTGGTGCGGGCCTACACCGAGGAGGTGCAGATCGATGGGCGCACCGACCGCCGTGCGCGCGAGGAGGGCATCGTCCGCCGGGAGCTTCGCAGCGGGCCGGGGGGAGCGGTGGACCTCACCTTCCGCGCGAGCAAACCCGGCATCTACCTCGTCCGCCTCTCCTCGAAGGACGCGGCGGGCCGGACCGTGCGGGGGAACTTCCAGGCCGCCGTCGTGTCCGAGCCAACTGTGGTGGAGCAGACGCGCACCCTGACCCTCACCCCCGACCGCACGCGCTACGCGGTGGGCGACACCGCCCGCCTCACCCTGCGGACCGACCTGCCGCGCGGCACGCCCGTCCTCCTCGGCGCGGGGGTGGAGGGCCGCGTCACGCCCCGCCTCGTCCGGGTCACGGGTCCAGAGATGACGGTGGATTGGAAGGTCACGCCCGACCTCGCGCCCGGCTTCACTGTCTCGGGGGTGGCGGTCTCCGGGGCCGCGTCCGTCCAGGCGGCGACCGAACTCCTCTACGTCCCGCGCACCGATCGGCGGCTGGAGGTGACGGTGACGCCGGGCCGCTCCCTCCTCAACCCCGGCGAGGAGACGACGCTGACGGTGCGGACACGGCAGGGAGGCCGTCCGGTCTCCGCCCTCGTCACGCTCTCCGCCGTCCACGAGGCCGTGTACGCGCTCGCGGGCGACCCCAGCCCCGACCCGTGGCGGTTGCTGTGGGGGGCGAGCTACCCGGCGGTGCAGACGTACTCCACCGCCGGGGCACCCGCCGACGGGGTGGGGGGCGGAGGTGGTCAGGGTGAGGGCGGCGTTCCCCGCCAGGATTTGCGTGAGGTGGCCCTCTTCCGCACGGTCACGACCGGGCCGGACGGCACTGCCGAGGTCCGGCTGCCGCTGCCGGAGGCGCTGGGGCCATACCGCCTGAGTGCGCGTGCCCTTACCCGTGACGGCGGGGCGGGCGTGGGCCTGGGCGAGGTCCGCGCGGAGCTGCCCTTCGCCCTGCGCCTCGCCAGGCCGCGCGTGCTGACGCGGGGGGACGTGGGCCGCGCCGTCCTGAGCGTGCTGGACCGCACCGGGGCGGAGGGCAGCGCCGGGCAGGGAACGGTGACGCTCGGCCTCACGGCGGGCGGGCCAGAGATCAGCCGTAATCTGCCCCTGAGCGCGGGCGCGGCGACCGCAAGTTTCCCGCTGGCCGCGCCGGGAACGGGTTGGCGCGTCGTGCTGGACGCCCGCGCACAACGGGGCGAGTTCCGCGACGCCCTGCGCGAGACCCTGCCGCTGCGCGAGGCCGGGCCGCGCACCCTCCTCACCCGCGACGGGGCGCAGACGGGGCCGGGCACCCTCACCGACCGCCTGACGTGGAAGGACGGCGCGGGCGTCGAGAGCCTGACCGTGGACCTCGCCGCCACGCCGCTGCAAGCCGCCCTCGCCGGACTGGACGCGCACCTCGCGGACCCGCAAGGGCGCTGGGTGACGACGGACGCGGTGGCGGCCCGCCTCTCGGCCAACCTCGACCTCGCCGGAATCGCCGCCCGGCTGGGCTGGCCGGACGTGCGGGTGCGGGCGCTGGGGCAGGCCCGCCGCGACCTCTCCAGCCTGCTCGCCCTGCGCGGCGGTGACGGCTGGGGCTGGACGGCGGAGAGCGCCCCCAATGCCGAGATGACCGCCCGTGCGCTGGCCGCCCTCGTCCCGGCGAAGGGGGCGGGCCTGACCGACGCGGCCACCCTTGCCATCGCAATTGGGCAGGCGCGGCAGTTCCTGAACCGGGCCGGGACGGACGAGACGGGCCGGACGCTCCTCGCCGTCGCCCTCGCGCGGGCCGGAGACACCTCAGCAGCCCGTCGCCTCGCACAGTCTGACGCTCCCGAGGACGCCGCCAGTCAGGCCCGCCTCGCCGCCGTCCTCGCCCCGGTCGCCCCCGACCTCGCCCGGACGCTCTACACGCGGGCACGGGGTCAGGCCGAGACGACGACCACGGGCACCCTCGTCCTCGGGGATGAGGCGCGCGGCGACACCGAACCCACCGCCCTGCTGCTGGAGGCGGCGTCGGCGCTGGGGCAGAGCGCGGACCTCCAGCCTCTGACCGGGGCCGTTCTCGCCCGCCGCACGGGGAGCGCGTGGCCCGGCCCACTCCCCACCGCCGCCGCCCTGAGTGCCCTGCGCCGCCTCGTGGAGCGGGAGACGGGGCGTCCCGGCGAGGTCACGCTGGAGGCGGGCACCTTCCGGCGAACCGTAAAGCTGGGGCCGCCCGTGCGCGTCGTGGTGCCCCCGGAGGCCGTCACGCCGGGTACGGCGCTCACCCTGCGCGGGGACGGCCCGCTCGCCTTCCGGCGGGAACTGCGGGTCCGGGCGAAAGATGCGGTGCCCGCCCCCGTCAGCCTCGCCCGCGTGGAGCGTCGCTACAGCCGGACGACGGTGGGGCGCGATGAGGTGGTGACGGTCACGCTCACCGTGCGGGCCGACGCCGGGGCGCGGCACCTGCGCGTCACCGACCCGCTGCCGGGCGGGCTGGAGGCCGTGGACGACCGCCCCTTCGCCTTCCCCGGCTCGGTCAACCCGCCGCGCTCGAACGTCGTCACCTGGGCCGAACGCTCCATCTACGACGACCGCGCCGTGTTCTACCTGGAACGGGTCGCGCCGGGCGTGACGACCATTCGCTACCAGCTTCGGGCGCTTGCCCCCGGTCGCTACACCGCCCCGGCCCCGCGCGTGGACTTCTCGAACGGGGGCACGCCCGCCGCCGGGGACGCTCAGGTGGTGGAGGTGACGGAGTGA
- a CDS encoding PQQ-dependent sugar dehydrogenase — translation MNPARRSPRRPALAAAFLLSLGLTSCYNLLPSKGGGQISPPTTRAVRAADIAVPAGYRVEAVATGLNFPTAVAFDESGRPYVLEAGYSYGEVFGVPKLLRVEANGSRTEIARGQRPPWNGLDYANGTFFVGEGGEVGGGRIVKITREGAVTPLVENLPSLGDHHTNRPVVGRDGYVYFGQGTATNSAVVGPDNADYGWLKRHPEFHDTPCADVTLAGRNFESDNPLTPGEGDRVTTGAFLPFGTPSQAGQVVRGALPCAGAVMRVPVNGGPLELVAWGFRNPFGLAFSPQGTLYVTDNSYDERGSRPVYGTGDTLWRVTPGTWYGWPDFHAGRPLSDADHFTPQGKPPPGQVLARQPGTPPKPTALLGVHSSSNGMDFGREAFGYAGEAFISQFGDLAPGVGKALGPVGYRVVRVNVATGVITDFAVNRGRENGPASKLGGGGFERPTDVRFTPSGDALYVVDFGVMTTTEKGQIPQQNTGVLWRITREGTR, via the coding sequence ATGAACCCCGCGCGCCGCTCCCCCCGCCGACCCGCCCTCGCCGCCGCGTTCCTGCTCAGCCTCGGGCTGACCTCGTGCTACAACCTGCTGCCCTCCAAGGGTGGGGGTCAGATTTCGCCCCCGACCACCCGCGCCGTCCGCGCCGCCGACATCGCCGTGCCCGCCGGCTACCGGGTGGAGGCGGTCGCCACGGGCCTCAACTTCCCCACCGCCGTCGCCTTCGACGAGTCGGGGCGGCCCTATGTGCTGGAGGCGGGCTACTCCTACGGCGAGGTCTTCGGCGTGCCCAAGCTCCTGCGCGTGGAGGCGAACGGCAGCCGCACCGAAATCGCTCGCGGGCAGCGGCCCCCGTGGAATGGGCTGGACTACGCGAACGGCACCTTCTTCGTCGGCGAGGGGGGCGAGGTCGGCGGCGGGCGCATCGTGAAGATCACGCGGGAGGGCGCGGTCACGCCCCTCGTGGAGAACCTGCCCAGCCTCGGCGACCACCACACCAACCGCCCGGTCGTGGGACGCGACGGGTACGTCTACTTCGGGCAGGGGACCGCCACCAACAGCGCGGTCGTCGGGCCGGACAACGCGGACTACGGCTGGCTGAAGCGTCACCCGGAGTTCCACGACACGCCCTGCGCGGACGTGACGCTCGCCGGGCGCAACTTCGAGTCGGACAATCCCCTCACGCCCGGTGAGGGCGACCGGGTGACGACGGGCGCATTCCTGCCCTTCGGCACGCCGTCGCAGGCCGGACAGGTCGTGCGCGGGGCGCTGCCGTGCGCGGGCGCGGTGATGCGGGTGCCCGTGAACGGCGGGCCGCTGGAACTCGTCGCGTGGGGCTTCCGCAACCCCTTCGGCCTCGCCTTCTCGCCCCAGGGCACGCTGTACGTCACCGACAACAGCTACGACGAGCGCGGCAGCCGCCCGGTGTACGGGACCGGGGACACCCTGTGGCGCGTCACGCCGGGCACGTGGTACGGCTGGCCCGACTTCCACGCCGGGCGACCCCTGAGCGACGCCGACCACTTCACCCCGCAGGGCAAACCGCCTCCCGGTCAGGTCCTCGCGCGGCAGCCGGGCACGCCGCCGAAGCCCACCGCGCTGCTCGGCGTGCATTCGTCCTCGAACGGGATGGACTTCGGGCGGGAGGCGTTCGGGTATGCGGGCGAGGCGTTCATCTCGCAGTTCGGGGACCTCGCGCCCGGCGTGGGCAAGGCGCTGGGGCCGGTGGGCTACCGCGTCGTGCGCGTGAACGTCGCCACCGGGGTCATCACCGACTTCGCCGTGAACCGGGGCCGCGAGAACGGCCCGGCCTCCAAGCTCGGGGGCGGCGGCTTCGAGCGCCCGACCGACGTGCGCTTCACCCCCTCGGGCGACGCCCTGTACGTGGTGGATTTCGGCGTGATGACGACGACCGAGAAGGGCCAGATTCCGCAGCAGAACACGGGCGTGTTGTGGCGCATCACGCGGGAGGGAACGCGATGA
- a CDS encoding NADPH:quinone oxidoreductase family protein encodes MRALICDHFDQPEALTVREVPDPTPGPGEVVLDVEAAGVNFPDALMVQGLYQVRPPFPFTPGAEAAGVVSAVGEGVRGLAVGQRVVAFTGTGAFAEKLLAPANAVMPLPEGMDAAVAAGLPLAYGTSMHALTDRAQLQSGETLLVLGAAGGVGLAAVMIGKALGARVIAAASTDEKLDLCREHGADETINYATEDLRDRLKALTGGKGPDVIFDPVGGELAESAFRSIGWGGRYLVVGFAGGDIPKLPLNLPLLKGASLVGVFWGEFARRDPRGNARNLARLAGWVGDGTIKPLVSGRYPLERAPEALRALLDRRVTGKVVVTPG; translated from the coding sequence ATGCGCGCCCTGATCTGCGACCACTTCGACCAACCCGAGGCCCTGACCGTCCGTGAGGTGCCCGACCCGACGCCCGGCCCCGGCGAGGTGGTGCTGGACGTGGAGGCGGCGGGCGTGAACTTTCCCGACGCGTTGATGGTGCAGGGGCTGTATCAGGTGCGCCCACCCTTCCCCTTCACGCCGGGGGCGGAGGCGGCGGGCGTGGTCTCGGCGGTGGGTGAGGGCGTGAGAGGGCTGGCCGTCGGGCAGCGGGTCGTCGCCTTCACGGGAACGGGGGCCTTCGCGGAAAAGCTGCTCGCCCCCGCGAACGCCGTCATGCCGCTGCCGGAGGGGATGGACGCGGCGGTGGCGGCGGGGCTGCCCCTCGCCTACGGGACCTCCATGCACGCCTTGACGGACCGGGCGCAGCTCCAGTCGGGCGAGACGCTGCTCGTCCTCGGCGCGGCGGGTGGAGTGGGTCTCGCGGCGGTGATGATCGGCAAGGCGCTGGGTGCGCGGGTCATCGCGGCGGCGAGTACGGACGAGAAGCTGGACCTCTGCCGGGAACACGGGGCGGACGAGACGATCAACTACGCCACCGAGGACCTCCGCGACCGTCTCAAGGCGCTGACGGGGGGCAAGGGACCGGACGTGATCTTCGACCCGGTGGGCGGCGAACTGGCGGAATCCGCCTTCCGCTCCATCGGCTGGGGCGGGCGGTATCTCGTCGTGGGCTTCGCGGGGGGCGACATTCCGAAGCTGCCGCTCAACCTCCCGCTGCTCAAGGGGGCGTCGCTTGTGGGCGTCTTCTGGGGCGAGTTCGCCCGGCGTGACCCGCGCGGCAATGCCCGCAACCTCGCGCGGCTGGCGGGATGGGTGGGGGACGGGACGATCAAACCGCTCGTGAGTGGGCGCTACCCGCTGGAGCGTGCCCCGGAGGCCCTGCGCGCCCTGCTCGACCGCCGGGTGACGGGTAAGGTCGTGGTCACGCCCGGATGA
- a CDS encoding MATE family efflux transporter — translation MTLTPRPLSVASSPLRGELTALTRLAGPVVVSQFASNALALVSTAVIGRLGAAELAAAAYANATYYLVFMVLVGVMLSVGPRAAQAHGAGDAAGVGRALRGGLWLALGLAALALPLMWGVAALLPGRAPGDIRADLAATYLRIYALGMLPMLVFTALRGTLEGTGRPRVVTGVALAGVTLVGLLSPALAFGWGPLPALGLAGAATASAVAAWGMALTLLPVALRRVARFSGSVREEVKALLRLGWPIGLTLGAEGGMFTVTALLMARFGAEALAAHNLALQVITALFMVPLGLATATGIRVAHAAGAGDRAGTRRVGLLGLGLTAAVMVLFALLNLLAPRPVLGIFVNVGEPGNAALLGTATLLLTIAALFQLVDGVQVTANAALRGLQDTRWPLLISLTSYWVVGLGVGSLLAFGMGLGPRGLWFGLTAGLTTAAALLLARFLRRTGGGKRGS, via the coding sequence GTGACCCTCACCCCCCGACCCCTCTCCGTTGCCTCCTCTCCCCTGCGTGGGGAATTGACGGCGCTGACGCGGCTGGCCGGGCCGGTGGTCGTGTCGCAGTTCGCGTCCAACGCGCTGGCGCTGGTGAGTACGGCGGTCATCGGGCGGCTGGGGGCGGCGGAACTCGCGGCGGCGGCCTACGCGAACGCGACGTATTACCTCGTGTTCATGGTCCTCGTCGGGGTGATGCTGTCGGTGGGGCCACGGGCGGCGCAGGCCCACGGGGCGGGGGACGCGGCGGGCGTGGGGCGGGCGCTGCGGGGCGGGCTGTGGCTGGCGCTGGGGCTGGCGGCGCTGGCCCTGCCGCTGATGTGGGGGGTGGCGGCGCTGCTGCCGGGGCGGGCACCGGGGGACATCCGCGCCGACCTCGCCGCGACGTACCTGCGGATTTACGCGCTGGGAATGCTGCCCATGCTCGTCTTCACGGCGCTGCGCGGCACGCTGGAGGGGACCGGGCGGCCCCGCGTGGTGACAGGGGTGGCGCTGGCCGGGGTGACGCTCGTGGGACTCCTCAGCCCGGCGCTGGCCTTCGGGTGGGGGCCGCTGCCCGCGCTGGGGCTGGCGGGTGCGGCGACGGCGAGCGCGGTGGCGGCGTGGGGCATGGCGCTGACGCTGCTGCCCGTCGCGCTGCGGAGGGTGGCCCGCTTCTCGGGGTCCGTGCGGGAGGAGGTCAAGGCCCTGCTGCGGCTGGGCTGGCCCATCGGCCTGACGCTGGGGGCCGAGGGCGGCATGTTCACCGTGACGGCGCTCCTGATGGCCCGCTTCGGCGCGGAGGCGCTCGCGGCGCACAATCTCGCCCTTCAGGTCATCACGGCACTGTTCATGGTGCCGCTTGGCCTTGCCACGGCGACGGGCATCCGGGTCGCTCACGCGGCGGGCGCGGGCGACCGGGCCGGAACGCGCCGCGTGGGGCTGCTCGGCCTCGGCCTGACGGCGGCGGTCATGGTCCTGTTCGCCCTCCTCAACCTGCTCGCGCCCCGTCCGGTGCTGGGCATCTTCGTAAACGTGGGCGAGCCGGGCAACGCCGCCCTGCTGGGCACCGCGACCCTGCTCCTCACCATCGCCGCCCTGTTTCAGCTCGTGGACGGGGTGCAGGTCACAGCAAACGCGGCCCTGCGGGGGTTGCAGGACACGCGCTGGCCGCTGCTGATCTCGCTGACCTCGTATTGGGTCGTCGGGCTGGGAGTGGGATCGCTCCTCGCCTTTGGGATGGGGCTGGGGCCGCGCGGCCTGTGGTTCGGGCTGACGGCGGGCCTGACGACGGCGGCGGCGCTGCTCCTGGCGCGGTTCCTGCGGCGGACGGGGGGCGGGAAGCGGGGGAGTTGA